From a region of the Methanomassiliicoccus sp. genome:
- the phoU gene encoding phosphate signaling complex protein PhoU, producing MTPRAHYNEQLELLHNEVLRMGDLAKDMVKKGVQSFLTSDVELKNEVIGLDHEIYSQEMIIERHCVELIALYQPVASDLRTVTTCLKIITDLNRIGRYGRDIAELSDHHDPDKSFRRIMTIPLMADLATAMVADSINSFVTLDDKAARELFTRDDEVDSLWNTIFRESLTYMIEDPRNITTGTHFILIARYLERIADHACNIGDRVVFMVTGRRLDPYARKGHPPGPDPLDQGRTLSTDGYYSIPLEEK from the coding sequence ATGACACCGAGAGCGCATTACAACGAGCAGCTTGAGCTGCTGCACAACGAGGTCCTCAGGATGGGGGACCTGGCCAAGGATATGGTGAAGAAGGGAGTCCAGTCCTTCTTGACCAGCGACGTGGAGCTTAAGAACGAGGTGATCGGCCTGGATCACGAGATCTACAGCCAGGAGATGATCATCGAAAGGCATTGCGTGGAGCTGATCGCGCTGTATCAGCCGGTCGCTTCCGACCTGAGGACGGTGACCACCTGCCTGAAGATCATCACCGACCTCAACCGCATCGGCCGGTACGGCCGGGACATCGCCGAGCTGTCCGACCACCATGATCCCGACAAGAGCTTCCGACGCATCATGACCATTCCGCTGATGGCCGATCTGGCGACGGCAATGGTCGCCGATTCTATCAATTCGTTCGTCACCCTCGACGATAAGGCCGCTCGGGAGCTGTTCACGCGCGATGACGAGGTCGACTCGCTGTGGAACACCATTTTCCGAGAGTCTCTTACCTATATGATCGAAGACCCCCGCAACATCACCACGGGCACACACTTCATCCTCATCGCCAGGTACCTGGAGCGTATCGCCGACCATGCCTGCAACATCGGCGACCGGGTGGTATTTATGGTCACCGGCAGGAGGCTCGACCCCTATGCCCGCAAAGGTCATCCCCCCGGCCCTGATCCTCTGGATCAGGGGAGAACGCTATCTACCGACGGCTACTACTCCATTCCTCTGGAGGAGAAGTGA
- a CDS encoding SdpI family protein, producing the protein MDATGLIIGLLDLLVGLLLFAVAVPLIRGKVGMNHWYGVRVRQSFESEEKWYKINRYGGRQLMIWGLIIAAMGAVGAFVDMDERTEMLLLFALVPLLVFVPAVRSVLYARKA; encoded by the coding sequence GTGGACGCCACCGGGCTGATCATCGGCCTGCTCGACCTTCTCGTCGGGCTCCTGCTCTTCGCCGTCGCCGTCCCCCTGATCAGGGGCAAGGTGGGCATGAACCACTGGTACGGGGTCAGGGTCCGGCAGTCCTTCGAGTCGGAGGAGAAATGGTACAAGATAAACCGCTATGGTGGGCGCCAACTCATGATCTGGGGCCTCATCATCGCGGCCATGGGGGCGGTGGGGGCGTTCGTCGATATGGATGAACGAACGGAGATGCTGTTGCTCTTCGCCCTGGTACCGCTCCTCGTCTTCGTCCCTGCGGTCCGCTCGGTCCTCTACGCCAGGAAGGCCTAG
- a CDS encoding isocitrate/isopropylmalate family dehydrogenase encodes MTMVDAKAIEKAKEHFGKILEEQLRRIEIMKSGQDWVDYSALRTIKIGICGGDGIGPYISESSRMVMEAMLKDEIESGKVEIRTIEGLTIENRVKVMKAIPDDVLAEIKECHVVLKGPTTTPKKGDPWPNIESANVAMRRELDLFANVRPVKVPEIGVDWMFFRENTEGSYVLGSKGVNVTDDLGIDFCVATSQGSERIMRLGFDYAAKNGINKVSVVTKANVVKTTDGKFLATAEQVAKDYPQVKWDDWFIDIMTAKLIDPYRRKDFRVIILPNLYGDILTDEAAQIQGGVGTAGSANIGKRYAMFEAIHGSAPRMVDEGRAQYADPSSMIKAAAMLMNHIGFVEKARRLEMALEICTQYEKRKVMTGRSNGATGEEFAQYVLETVNDPALLTKWQAYQKKE; translated from the coding sequence ATGACCATGGTTGACGCGAAGGCTATCGAGAAGGCCAAGGAGCACTTCGGCAAGATCCTGGAGGAGCAGCTCAGAAGGATCGAGATCATGAAGTCCGGACAGGACTGGGTAGACTACTCCGCACTGAGGACCATCAAGATCGGCATATGCGGCGGGGATGGCATCGGCCCGTATATCTCCGAGTCCTCCAGAATGGTCATGGAGGCCATGTTGAAGGATGAGATCGAGAGCGGCAAGGTCGAGATCCGGACCATCGAGGGGCTCACCATCGAGAACCGCGTCAAGGTCATGAAGGCCATCCCCGACGATGTGTTGGCCGAGATCAAGGAATGCCATGTGGTGCTCAAGGGACCCACCACCACCCCCAAAAAGGGAGACCCGTGGCCCAACATCGAGAGCGCCAACGTGGCTATGAGGCGGGAGCTGGACCTCTTCGCCAACGTCCGTCCGGTCAAGGTCCCCGAGATCGGCGTAGACTGGATGTTCTTCAGGGAGAACACCGAGGGCAGCTATGTCCTCGGTAGCAAGGGCGTCAACGTCACCGACGACTTGGGCATCGACTTCTGCGTCGCCACCTCCCAGGGCAGCGAACGGATCATGCGGCTGGGCTTCGACTACGCAGCCAAGAACGGCATCAACAAGGTCAGCGTCGTCACCAAGGCCAATGTGGTCAAGACCACTGACGGCAAGTTCCTGGCGACCGCGGAGCAGGTGGCCAAAGACTACCCGCAGGTGAAGTGGGACGACTGGTTCATCGACATCATGACCGCCAAGCTCATCGACCCCTACCGCCGGAAGGACTTCCGGGTCATCATCCTCCCCAACCTGTACGGCGACATCCTGACCGATGAGGCCGCCCAGATCCAGGGAGGCGTAGGCACCGCGGGCAGCGCCAACATCGGGAAGCGGTACGCGATGTTCGAGGCCATTCATGGCTCCGCGCCACGCATGGTGGACGAGGGCCGCGCCCAGTACGCCGACCCGTCCTCCATGATAAAGGCCGCGGCCATGCTCATGAACCATATCGGGTTCGTGGAAAAGGCCCGCAGGCTGGAGATGGCGCTGGAGATCTGCACCCAGTATGAGAAGCGCAAGGTCATGACCGGGCGGTCGAACGGCGCCACCGGTGAGGAATTCGCCCAGTATGTCCTCGAGACGGTCAACGACCCCGCCCTGTTAACGAAGTGGCAGGCCTACCAGAAGAAGGAATGA
- a CDS encoding DUF350 domain-containing protein: MALDTAIISVVAAIIQLIVGLALAMGSVYIGLRMFDRLTKGIDEWKEILRGNVAVGILMAAVIFSIANVVQSGVGSLLANLGSAQGMDNMLIALGLGLVNLAIGLLAAVFAIWVAIRVLDRITKDVDEMAELKKGNVAVAVIMAGVLLAVSFVIGAAVSGISNALSPANLGL; this comes from the coding sequence ATGGCACTGGATACAGCGATAATAAGTGTAGTGGCAGCAATAATCCAGCTGATAGTCGGCCTCGCTCTGGCCATGGGCTCGGTGTACATCGGCCTGAGGATGTTCGACCGGCTCACCAAGGGCATCGACGAATGGAAGGAGATACTGAGGGGCAACGTGGCGGTCGGCATCCTCATGGCTGCAGTCATATTCTCCATCGCCAACGTCGTGCAGAGCGGGGTGGGCTCGTTGCTCGCCAACCTGGGGTCGGCGCAGGGCATGGACAACATGCTCATCGCCCTGGGTCTCGGATTGGTTAACCTGGCCATCGGCCTGCTGGCTGCCGTGTTCGCCATCTGGGTGGCCATCAGGGTCCTCGACCGCATCACCAAGGACGTCGACGAGATGGCCGAGCTAAAGAAGGGCAACGTGGCCGTCGCGGTCATCATGGCCGGCGTCCTGCTCGCCGTATCCTTCGTCATCGGCGCCGCGGTCTCTGGCATCTCCAATGCCCTGAGCCCCGCGAACCTCGGCTTGTGA
- a CDS encoding zinc ribbon domain-containing protein, with protein sequence MPGYMKPCRYCGELVPPDSNSCPICGKWNPVDEIRCPKCRSPIKEGWKGCAHCGQSLTVSCPACGKDTFFGDHCQQCGARLMVKCQQRKCGFEQPPLGPICSKCGKPISGGKK encoded by the coding sequence ATGCCAGGCTACATGAAGCCATGCCGCTATTGCGGAGAGCTGGTGCCGCCCGATTCCAACTCCTGCCCGATATGCGGGAAGTGGAACCCGGTAGACGAGATCCGATGCCCGAAGTGCCGATCGCCGATAAAGGAGGGGTGGAAGGGATGCGCTCATTGCGGCCAGTCATTGACCGTCAGCTGTCCCGCCTGTGGTAAGGACACCTTCTTCGGTGACCACTGCCAGCAGTGCGGGGCCAGGCTCATGGTGAAATGCCAGCAGAGGAAGTGCGGCTTCGAGCAGCCTCCTCTAGGACCAATCTGTTCCAAATGCGGAAAACCGATCTCGGGGGGTAAGAAATGA
- a CDS encoding zinc ribbon domain-containing protein gives MSNMIAFNDNYSDDSTDAGFTFTFFCDKCGEGYKTRFIASKTYKKKGFFDNIGRLANAAGSLAGNYRISTAGNAGSDIMSSKFEGQSPAWHKEHEVAFEEAQNEAKGHFHRCPRCQKWVCDNDWNEEASLCVDDAPLESVEVAAARADKMKKDIVQKAEQTQVFTGEIDQRQAMCPKCGKPAGQGKFCNNCGAPMGMPKCSQCGAQNPPGARFCSECGGKV, from the coding sequence ATGAGCAATATGATAGCGTTCAACGACAACTACTCGGACGACAGCACGGATGCCGGATTCACCTTCACCTTCTTCTGCGACAAGTGCGGTGAAGGATACAAGACCAGGTTCATCGCCTCGAAGACCTATAAAAAGAAAGGGTTCTTCGACAACATCGGGAGGCTCGCCAACGCCGCGGGGTCGCTCGCCGGCAACTACCGGATATCCACCGCCGGCAATGCCGGCAGCGACATCATGAGCTCCAAGTTCGAGGGCCAGTCGCCTGCGTGGCACAAGGAGCACGAAGTCGCTTTCGAGGAGGCCCAGAATGAGGCCAAGGGGCACTTCCACCGCTGCCCGCGCTGCCAGAAGTGGGTGTGCGACAACGACTGGAACGAGGAAGCCTCGCTGTGCGTGGATGATGCTCCGCTGGAGTCGGTGGAGGTGGCCGCGGCCCGGGCCGACAAGATGAAGAAGGACATCGTCCAGAAGGCCGAGCAGACCCAGGTGTTCACCGGCGAGATCGACCAGCGCCAGGCCATGTGCCCGAAGTGCGGAAAGCCGGCGGGCCAGGGTAAGTTCTGCAATAACTGCGGAGCGCCGATGGGAATGCCCAAGTGCTCCCAGTGCGGTGCTCAGAACCCGCCCGGGGCCAGGTTCTGTTCGGAGTGCGGCGGGAAGGTATGA
- a CDS encoding MFS transporter, protein MDAGDSWARRFFTVWTGQAFSLIGSQLVQFALVWWLTVETGSAIVLTLASVMGILPQVVITPFAGAYVDRWSRKKVMIAADGMIAAVTVLLMLSFALGTVDIVQIMAVLLLRSIFSGFHWPAMQASTSLMVPKAYLARVNGLNEAIRGVASIAAPPLGAVLIAFLPMWAVLSFDVITATIAILAVAVVSIPEVHRAAEKVNVSVVTDLREALSYIRAWQGAVWLIVIFMLINFLINPAFSLLSLLALKHFGGGAIEYAALESVAGLGMIVGGITLGVWGGTSRKIVTCMAATGTCGVGVALIGLLPPDGYLLAILGCLLIGLSLPVINGTIVAIMQRGVPAGLQGRVLALLGSGVAAMSPVGLLLAGPISESVGIQAWFLVGGAVMIITALGSMFVPVIMHIEDQEAVDQLEHPRLSLPGQR, encoded by the coding sequence ATGGACGCCGGGGACAGCTGGGCCAGAAGGTTCTTCACCGTGTGGACCGGTCAGGCGTTCTCCCTGATCGGCAGCCAGCTGGTCCAGTTCGCCCTGGTGTGGTGGTTAACGGTGGAGACCGGCTCGGCCATCGTGCTCACCCTGGCCTCGGTCATGGGTATCTTGCCCCAGGTGGTGATCACGCCCTTCGCCGGCGCCTACGTGGACCGTTGGAGTCGCAAGAAGGTGATGATCGCCGCCGATGGTATGATCGCCGCGGTCACCGTCCTGCTTATGCTCTCGTTCGCCCTGGGCACCGTGGACATCGTCCAGATCATGGCCGTGCTCCTGCTCCGGTCCATCTTTTCCGGGTTTCACTGGCCGGCCATGCAGGCCTCCACCTCCCTCATGGTGCCTAAGGCCTACCTGGCCCGGGTCAACGGCCTCAACGAGGCCATACGGGGGGTTGCCTCCATCGCCGCTCCTCCCCTGGGAGCCGTGCTCATCGCCTTCCTCCCGATGTGGGCCGTGCTCTCCTTCGACGTCATCACCGCCACCATCGCCATTCTCGCGGTGGCCGTCGTCAGCATCCCTGAGGTTCACCGTGCCGCCGAAAAGGTCAACGTATCGGTCGTGACCGACCTCAGAGAGGCCCTCAGTTACATCCGGGCATGGCAGGGGGCGGTCTGGCTGATCGTCATCTTCATGCTCATCAACTTTCTCATCAATCCCGCGTTCTCCCTTCTATCCCTGCTCGCCCTTAAGCACTTTGGCGGGGGAGCGATCGAATATGCCGCCCTGGAGTCCGTTGCCGGTCTGGGAATGATCGTCGGGGGTATCACCCTTGGCGTCTGGGGCGGGACCTCGAGGAAGATCGTCACCTGCATGGCGGCCACCGGGACATGTGGTGTGGGGGTCGCCCTGATCGGTCTGCTTCCTCCCGATGGCTACCTCCTGGCGATCCTGGGCTGCCTGCTGATCGGCCTCTCCCTCCCGGTGATCAACGGGACCATCGTGGCGATCATGCAGCGCGGGGTCCCCGCTGGCCTCCAGGGCCGGGTGCTCGCGCTCCTGGGCAGCGGGGTGGCGGCCATGAGCCCTGTGGGCCTCTTGCTGGCTGGCCCGATCTCCGAGAGCGTCGGCATCCAGGCATGGTTCTTGGTCGGAGGCGCGGTCATGATAATCACCGCCTTGGGCTCCATGTTCGTCCCGGTGATAATGCACATAGAAGACCAGGAAGCGGTCGATCAGCTTGAGCACCCCCGCCTTTCCCTGCCCGGGCAGAGATAG
- a CDS encoding copper-translocating P-type ATPase, producing MARNMLRRFIVCAVLTVPILALTPEVQHLFGATLDLPFEGPALLVLSTVVFAYGGWPFLTGLVRELRDRLPGMMTLIGLAISVAYLYSAASVLFLGGAVFFWELATLIDIMLLGHYLEMRSVQGASKALEELARVLPADAEVVRDGREVRISAGDLRPDDIVIVRPGSKIPADGEVIEGESDVNESLLTGESRPMAKGPGDEVIGGALNGEGALRVRVTRTGADAYLSQVIDLVRRAQESRSRSQDLADRAALILTVVALTSGALTLAAWLAVGEGGGFAVERAVTVMVICCPHALGLAIPLVVATSTVLAARSGFLVRERNAFERARNVDTVVFDKTGTLTEGNFRVLEIAPSPGMSEDEALSVAAAVESGSEHAIARGIVASARERGLADKAVKDFKAIPGRGARAVVDGAERMMLSPSALREFGVTNDIPDIAALSRGGRTVVLLAAGSRALAAFALADRVRPESREAVAELKRRGVRSVMITGDSPEVAEAVAGELGMDGYRASVPPAGKAAAVREMRREHVVAMVGDGVNDAPALVAADIGVAIGAGTDVAVGSADIILVRSDPRDVPRVITLSRRTYSKMVQNLVYATGYNAVAIPLAAGILASQGVVLTPAAGAALMSISTIVVAINARLLRADHH from the coding sequence ATGGCCAGGAACATGCTGCGGCGGTTCATTGTGTGCGCCGTTCTCACCGTACCTATCCTTGCCCTCACTCCGGAGGTGCAGCATTTGTTCGGTGCGACCTTGGACCTGCCGTTCGAGGGACCCGCCCTGCTCGTGCTGTCGACAGTAGTGTTCGCCTACGGAGGGTGGCCCTTCCTTACTGGCCTGGTGCGGGAGCTGAGGGACCGTCTCCCGGGGATGATGACCCTCATCGGGCTGGCCATCAGCGTGGCGTACCTCTACTCCGCCGCCTCCGTGCTTTTCCTCGGCGGAGCGGTGTTCTTCTGGGAGCTGGCCACCCTGATCGACATCATGCTGCTCGGCCACTACCTGGAGATGCGCTCGGTGCAGGGCGCGTCGAAGGCCCTGGAGGAGCTGGCGCGGGTGCTCCCGGCGGATGCCGAGGTCGTCCGGGATGGCAGGGAGGTGAGGATCAGTGCCGGAGACCTCAGGCCGGACGACATCGTCATCGTACGCCCCGGCTCTAAGATCCCCGCCGACGGTGAGGTGATAGAGGGCGAAAGCGACGTGAACGAATCGCTGCTGACCGGGGAATCCCGCCCGATGGCCAAGGGGCCGGGGGACGAGGTCATCGGCGGGGCCCTTAACGGCGAGGGGGCCCTGAGAGTCAGGGTCACCCGCACCGGGGCTGACGCCTACCTCAGCCAGGTCATCGACCTCGTCCGTCGGGCCCAGGAGAGCCGCTCCCGGAGCCAGGACCTCGCTGATCGGGCCGCGCTCATCCTCACTGTCGTCGCCCTCACTAGCGGCGCGCTCACCCTGGCCGCCTGGTTGGCGGTCGGCGAGGGCGGGGGCTTCGCCGTCGAGCGCGCGGTGACGGTCATGGTCATATGCTGCCCCCACGCTCTGGGCCTGGCGATCCCTCTGGTGGTAGCGACATCCACAGTCCTAGCGGCCCGTTCTGGCTTTCTGGTCCGGGAGAGGAATGCCTTCGAGCGCGCGAGGAACGTGGACACCGTGGTCTTCGACAAGACCGGAACGCTCACCGAGGGCAACTTCAGGGTGTTGGAGATCGCACCCTCTCCAGGCATGAGCGAGGACGAGGCGCTCAGCGTTGCCGCAGCGGTGGAGTCCGGTTCGGAGCACGCCATCGCCCGAGGCATCGTGGCCTCGGCCAGAGAACGGGGGCTCGCAGACAAGGCGGTCAAGGACTTCAAGGCCATTCCCGGGAGGGGGGCGAGGGCGGTCGTCGACGGTGCCGAGCGCATGATGCTGTCCCCCTCGGCGTTGAGGGAGTTCGGCGTGACCAATGACATCCCGGACATCGCTGCCCTTTCTCGGGGCGGGCGAACGGTCGTCCTCCTTGCCGCGGGGAGCAGGGCGCTGGCAGCCTTCGCCCTGGCCGACCGCGTGCGCCCCGAGTCCCGGGAGGCGGTGGCCGAGCTAAAGCGAAGAGGGGTCCGGTCGGTGATGATAACCGGGGACAGCCCCGAGGTGGCGGAGGCGGTGGCCGGCGAGCTGGGGATGGACGGCTACCGAGCCTCCGTGCCCCCGGCCGGCAAGGCTGCGGCCGTACGGGAGATGCGGCGCGAGCACGTGGTGGCAATGGTCGGGGACGGGGTGAACGACGCCCCCGCTCTCGTGGCGGCGGACATCGGGGTCGCCATCGGCGCGGGGACGGACGTGGCGGTAGGTTCGGCGGACATCATACTGGTACGCAGCGATCCCCGGGACGTGCCCCGGGTGATCACCCTCTCCCGCCGGACCTACTCCAAGATGGTGCAGAACCTCGTCTACGCCACCGGGTACAATGCCGTAGCCATACCGCTGGCCGCCGGCATTTTGGCCTCACAGGGGGTGGTGCTCACCCCGGCCGCGGGGGCGGCCCTGATGAGCATATCGACCATCGTGGTGGCGATCAATGCCCGCCTGCTCCGCGCCGATCACCATTAA
- a CDS encoding YkgJ family cysteine cluster protein, giving the protein MRCSHCQKCCQDTIMELSEADMARLERRGYRRSEFSYVGVDGIPRLRNVGVWCFFYDPERKRCREYQARPLGCALYPVNVDQDGEVLIDALCPEARSIDGRELQLKGRRLKMLLATIDAEASRRRNQP; this is encoded by the coding sequence ATGCGTTGCTCCCACTGTCAGAAGTGCTGTCAGGACACCATAATGGAGCTCAGCGAGGCGGACATGGCTCGCCTGGAGCGTCGGGGATACCGCCGCTCGGAGTTCTCCTACGTGGGGGTAGACGGCATTCCCCGCCTCCGCAACGTGGGTGTGTGGTGCTTCTTTTACGATCCGGAGAGGAAGCGCTGCCGCGAGTACCAAGCCCGGCCCCTGGGGTGTGCACTGTACCCGGTCAACGTCGACCAGGACGGAGAGGTCCTCATCGATGCTCTGTGCCCTGAAGCTCGCAGCATAGACGGTCGCGAGCTTCAGCTCAAAGGCCGGAGGCTGAAGATGCTGCTGGCCACCATCGACGCGGAAGCCTCCCGGCGTCGGAATCAACCGTAG
- a CDS encoding ROK family protein, whose translation MRERFSIGIDIGRSNVRAARVEGGRPTEILRERTDVPGGPQGVLDQVREMIMRLDLGMQAPVGVGIAGQVDTGRGLVRCGPNLFWPDIPFQNMLAEAVGAPVVLRNDVVMATVGEWKHGAGRGVDDLVCLFVGTGIGGGAVVDGRLLEGATGCGGHFGHISVQLDGADCTCGRRGCVEAYAGGASVEKRVRRAVAEGTGGDMLPMMCAGYPEVIGCPMVATAAERGDPFALRVRDEMAAALSSSVASVINSLNPKKVVLGGTVLFGFPGLFDMVMQGAKTQCLRPAADGLTVEPSTLGDLAGVVGAATLALEIYG comes from the coding sequence ATGCGGGAGAGGTTTTCGATCGGCATCGATATCGGCCGCAGCAACGTGCGGGCGGCTCGGGTCGAGGGGGGCCGACCAACGGAGATTCTCAGGGAGCGCACCGATGTCCCCGGGGGGCCGCAGGGGGTCCTGGACCAGGTCCGGGAGATGATCATGCGGCTGGACCTCGGGATGCAGGCGCCGGTCGGGGTGGGGATCGCTGGTCAGGTCGACACCGGGCGAGGGTTGGTGCGCTGCGGGCCCAACCTGTTCTGGCCGGACATCCCGTTCCAGAACATGCTCGCCGAGGCCGTAGGAGCTCCAGTGGTTCTGCGCAACGATGTAGTGATGGCCACCGTCGGCGAGTGGAAGCACGGGGCCGGGCGGGGGGTCGACGACCTGGTCTGCCTTTTCGTGGGCACAGGCATCGGGGGCGGGGCGGTCGTCGATGGCCGTCTGCTCGAGGGTGCCACCGGTTGCGGGGGCCACTTCGGCCACATCTCGGTGCAGTTGGACGGTGCCGATTGTACCTGCGGTCGCCGGGGGTGCGTGGAAGCTTACGCCGGAGGCGCCAGCGTCGAGAAGCGGGTGCGGAGGGCGGTGGCAGAGGGCACCGGTGGGGATATGCTTCCCATGATGTGCGCCGGGTACCCGGAGGTCATCGGCTGTCCGATGGTGGCGACCGCCGCGGAGCGGGGAGACCCCTTCGCCCTGAGGGTCCGCGACGAGATGGCCGCGGCGCTGTCGTCGTCGGTGGCCAGCGTAATCAACTCATTGAACCCGAAGAAGGTCGTGCTGGGCGGAACGGTCCTCTTCGGATTCCCCGGCCTCTTTGACATGGTGATGCAGGGGGCGAAGACCCAGTGCCTCCGGCCGGCGGCCGACGGGTTGACCGTGGAACCGTCCACCCTGGGCGACCTGGCCGGAGTGGTAGGGGCAGCGACCCTGGCCTTGGAGATCTACGGTTGA
- a CDS encoding zinc ribbon domain-containing protein: MRCENCGNENAEGVTFCMACGARMVPVSDTAPAAPVAPPGGQAAPPHVPPYPAQLFRPPRVATVRNVHLGDVLFLISSALLLVAGFDNFASLSYLARAQYVLLGLFAIVGGLLFLGMIIMPHLLKPIAHMMDLIVLGLSAIFLFWGVAAMFGSSIGYDGGMVFVGGLFGLAGMALRMGIIR; the protein is encoded by the coding sequence ATGAGATGCGAAAATTGTGGTAACGAGAACGCCGAAGGAGTGACCTTCTGCATGGCGTGCGGGGCCCGGATGGTCCCCGTCAGTGATACGGCGCCGGCCGCCCCGGTAGCCCCGCCGGGAGGACAAGCGGCGCCCCCTCACGTCCCGCCCTACCCTGCCCAGCTGTTCCGCCCTCCCCGTGTGGCGACGGTCAGGAACGTCCATCTAGGCGACGTACTATTCCTTATTTCCTCGGCCCTATTGCTGGTGGCAGGGTTCGATAACTTTGCCTCGCTGTCCTATCTGGCCCGCGCCCAGTACGTGCTACTCGGCCTGTTCGCCATCGTGGGTGGGCTGCTGTTCCTGGGCATGATCATCATGCCCCATCTGTTGAAACCCATCGCCCATATGATGGACCTGATCGTGCTCGGCCTGTCGGCCATCTTCCTCTTCTGGGGGGTGGCGGCGATGTTCGGTAGCAGCATCGGCTACGACGGCGGTATGGTGTTCGTCGGCGGGTTGTTCGGTCTGGCTGGAATGGCTCTGAGGATGGGCATCATCCGGTGA
- a CDS encoding DUF1638 domain-containing protein — MPGQEEIMRIGIIACETFERGLEELIQGDEDIVYKEYLEFGLHEYPEDLKRVVIDKVNSLEGKVDAVLLGYGICNSLKDVVAEMRVPTVQLVGDDCIGVLITPEEYARERKICAGTMYHTPYFSKMGREWFERKLSEQMPNYREVGLDLDWYLRTMFDGYQRVLFIDDGLGNMEEFETMSRRFAADLHLRYERRCGTLELLAQGLARTKELARGRA, encoded by the coding sequence ATGCCCGGCCAGGAAGAGATCATGAGGATCGGCATAATCGCGTGCGAGACCTTTGAACGGGGCCTCGAGGAACTGATCCAGGGCGACGAGGATATCGTATACAAGGAGTATCTGGAGTTCGGCCTGCACGAGTACCCCGAGGATCTCAAGCGAGTGGTCATCGACAAGGTCAATTCCCTGGAAGGCAAGGTGGACGCCGTGCTGCTGGGCTACGGCATATGTAACTCCCTGAAGGACGTTGTCGCCGAGATGCGGGTGCCCACGGTCCAGCTGGTGGGCGACGACTGCATCGGCGTGCTGATCACCCCCGAGGAGTACGCCCGCGAGCGCAAGATCTGCGCGGGGACGATGTATCACACCCCATACTTCTCCAAGATGGGCCGGGAGTGGTTCGAGCGCAAGCTCAGTGAGCAGATGCCCAACTATCGAGAGGTAGGCCTGGACCTGGACTGGTACCTGAGGACGATGTTCGACGGCTATCAGCGGGTGCTGTTCATCGACGATGGGCTGGGGAATATGGAGGAGTTCGAAACCATGTCCCGCCGGTTCGCCGCCGACCTCCACCTGAGGTACGAACGGAGATGCGGGACGTTGGAGCTCCTGGCTCAGGGTCTGGCGAGGACCAAGGAGCTGGCCCGGGGCCGGGCGTGA
- a CDS encoding alpha/beta hydrolase, whose translation MANGTGYIEVEPGVEIHVQDWGEGRPIVFIHGWPLNLRMFDAQSLELPARGIRVIALDLRGFGLSTKTWEGLDYDVWASDVGRVISILGLNNVTLAGFSMGGAIAAHYVATSKDPRVSKLALLAAAVPRLQASQDFPEGVPAEAITTILDGEHADIAKGKSDFGKNFFSTDASPELHRWYDQMGLEAPPRSTIRGFEELRDRDLRQEMGHIDLPTRIFHGVNDHIVPFALAQAQNRLIKGSKLVKFDVGGHAFCYEERDRLNDELEKFVMEGEPGVRDRTMMRTLV comes from the coding sequence ATGGCCAACGGAACGGGTTACATCGAGGTGGAGCCGGGCGTGGAGATCCACGTTCAGGACTGGGGAGAGGGCCGGCCGATCGTTTTCATCCATGGCTGGCCGCTGAACCTCAGGATGTTTGACGCGCAATCGCTGGAACTGCCCGCCAGGGGGATCCGGGTGATCGCCCTGGACCTGCGAGGGTTTGGCCTTTCGACCAAGACCTGGGAGGGCCTTGACTACGATGTCTGGGCCAGCGATGTGGGCCGCGTCATCTCTATCCTCGGACTGAACAACGTCACCCTGGCGGGCTTCTCCATGGGCGGGGCCATCGCCGCTCACTATGTGGCAACGTCGAAGGACCCCCGGGTGTCGAAGCTCGCCCTGCTGGCGGCGGCCGTTCCCCGGCTACAGGCTAGCCAAGACTTCCCTGAGGGAGTGCCGGCGGAGGCGATCACGACGATCCTGGACGGCGAGCACGCGGACATCGCCAAGGGCAAGAGCGACTTCGGGAAGAACTTCTTCTCCACAGATGCCAGCCCGGAGCTGCACCGGTGGTACGACCAGATGGGGCTGGAGGCGCCGCCCCGATCCACCATCAGGGGGTTCGAGGAGCTGAGGGATCGCGATCTCAGGCAGGAGATGGGGCACATCGACCTTCCCACCCGGATCTTCCACGGAGTCAACGACCACATCGTTCCCTTCGCCCTGGCACAGGCCCAGAACCGCCTGATCAAAGGCTCGAAGCTCGTCAAGTTCGATGTCGGGGGGCATGCGTTCTGCTATGAGGAACGGGACCGGCTGAATGATGAACTGGAGAAGTTCGTGATGGAGGGAGAGCCGGGGGTCAGGGACCGGACGATGATGAGGACCCTGGTGTAG